ACTACCTCAGATATGAAATCCAattcaaataaaagaaagtctagaatgagtatttttattataatttggccattacttaattataaaaggaaaatgaataattttatatattagatattattttatactattaaaaatattgatgatAACTAATTAATGGTTGAGTATCACAAATTCTACTAGTTCTCTAACATTCATCGAATTATGTTAGataactaataatttttttaaataacatgAATAACTACCAATAAATTAAAACACACTACAGTTCTAAATTATTCAtccaaattttaatattagaataattatttatacatttaataaaataaatatttaatatatatttattattcacattatttaatattttaatttcattgtgTCTCTGTACTTtcttaataattataaaaatagcCTCACATACAGCAACCCATATTGCCAAGTCACGCCAGTACAATGCCCCTCGATACAAACCTAGCTGTTAATGAGTAAGAAACTCAATTAAttcaattatattatatatacctCCTTTTCTCTTACATACAAATATAACCGCCATAGAAGAAACAACAAAATTTTGGAACAGTCCTCGTGAGAACACAGATAAAAACAAATAGGAATATAtcaaaactaattaaaattaaagcaaTAGTGGCCTATGGATCTCTTGGAGAGATTCGTATTATTAATTAGTACTGTGATCTCTTATGGATCACAACAGACATGCATGGAATGAAAAGAACAATATCAAGAACCAGAAGTATCCGAAATTCTCAGCAACCATAAGCAATGATCATCACTATTAATCACACACAAAACGGGCGAAATTCTTTATGGGCCGGGGTTGCTATATCTCTAAACAAGGAAACAAATCTGATATTTAATCtgtaacttaaaatttttatacgCCATCAACACAGAACTACAAGTTAATAAGAAATCATAGGCTAATATTTTTACTatattttccattttttcatgTAATGACCATTAAGCTATAAAACAGAAAACATCttgttcttttcctttttccatttttttggTGTCCTCTCTCTAACTCTAAGGTTTCAGCTGGTTATGCAGACCTTTACTCTTATAGAACATAGAACGATGCATCTTATTATTAGTGTCCCTCTCATCCTTTCCGATCtttctcttaggatgaagaaaaTTGAACCAAAACCCACGAACACCACCTTCATAATCTTCATCATGATGATCTCTCTTTCTAGCTTGAGTAGCAACCGTTGACATTGACTTTCTCCTCATGATCCCATGCTTAAATAACACCGGAAAAATGGGCCCCGATGAGGATCCACAATGCACCGGAGAAGGACAAGAAGAAGTAGAACATAAAGAATCATAATACGAAGACAATGAAGACACAGAGGAAGAGGATGTATAAGAGGAACATAAGGAGGTTGTTACTCTACGGCGATGCGAGAAAGCCGCCGGCAGCTTGGCAAGCTTTTCCTTCAAGCAAAGAGAACACACGCCGGGGGATTGTTGGTGTTTTGGGTGCTTCTTGCAGCAGCCGCCGTTGGGCTTGACTCGGCCAACGACGGTGGAAGCGTCTTTTTGCTTTGTGAAAGGTCTTCTACGAATTCTTAAGTTTCCCATCTTGTAAGATTCTTCATCATTTCAAAATGTGGAAAAGTTGGTTCACACACACTTATATATAGATATAGAATAGAATTAGAATGAAGAAGGGGCGCACGTCTGTGTGTGTATACGAGCTTGCACTTTCTATGATAGTTCACGGTAGCTTCCTCGTGTTTCTCTTCTTAAAGTAATCTTTTGACGgttttcatttttccttttccattttcttttttcccGAGGAATGTTACACATACGTAATGTTTGAATCGCccacttaaaaaaattaaaatatctaaGTTGATTCGTAATTATTCTTTGTAAGATGTAATTTGATGGATGAGAtataaaagtttttaaaatcgGATTTacaactatttttttaattctaaaaaacAAATTCATTAATTGGGAGCAATATTTTTTGAGGATGCgagaaattaaaattgatttgaaaaattaaaggtttgcataatttaaaataattaatagtgttacataatttttttagtttataatgtcgtttttttttatttcttagtcagttaagtattttttttgtttataaaaacGACTGTAATTGACTATTAGTCATTTTTAATTTGTcaaatttagtaattttttaaaaattattttatcgtttttattttttttaagttatttttgtggATGCCAAAATCTTTTCGGTATCATTTTATGTAGTATATTCaaactttattttataactAACTTGATTCATAAATGTGGCTTTGAATGTAATTTTGTATGTTCGTTTAAAGTTGAAAACTCACCTACAATTctttttatgtaaaattgatGTAAAAAAATCATTGGATTATGATTTGATATGTTTGctcaaattattattaaataatttttaattattaattttgtaaaattttaaatttttaaaaattaaataataaattattttataattgattttatttatttaaaattatattttcaaaaatttttattgtaattgaacaattttttaattatgatttaaagttttaaaagttaaaaaataataaaaattttatataattttatttaaataattaacattttagaatttaatactttaaattttataaacaaaaaaaaattattatattatcttatattttaaattagagTATTTGATTGAAAgtcaattaataaattaataaaaataataatatttttaaaataactttaaGAATTAAAGTAGGTTTTAAATTAATACCATAttctctaattttattaaaattacacTACcctaaataactaaaaaattttcaaatcgaAATTCtaactctaattttattttaacacACACCCTACACTGTCTAACCCTAAATCTAGCTATCACCAATCCCCCTTCCTAAAAACACACATACGAGTAGAAAAGAAAGGGAAGAGAGAAGGGTGAGAGCTGCTCGGAGAAGAGAAGGAAGGGAggagaaaggaagaaagagaTGGCACCGGTGGGCGTCACTGTCACTGTCGCCA
The Arachis stenosperma cultivar V10309 chromosome 7, arast.V10309.gnm1.PFL2, whole genome shotgun sequence genome window above contains:
- the LOC130940764 gene encoding uncharacterized protein LOC130940764 codes for the protein MGNLRIRRRPFTKQKDASTVVGRVKPNGGCCKKHPKHQQSPGVCSLCLKEKLAKLPAAFSHRRRVTTSLCSSYTSSSSVSSLSSYYDSLCSTSSCPSPVHCGSSSGPIFPVLFKHGIMRRKSMSTVATQARKRDHHDEDYEGGVRGFWFNFLHPKRKIGKDERDTNNKMHRSMFYKSKGLHNQLKP